In one Gossypium hirsutum isolate 1008001.06 chromosome D09, Gossypium_hirsutum_v2.1, whole genome shotgun sequence genomic region, the following are encoded:
- the LOC121220873 gene encoding receptor-like kinase TMK3, with product MGFVHPRFYIGFFLCMFTVVYCATDPNDLKILNDFKKGLDNSELLMWPENGDDPCGPPSWPHVFCSGDRVTQIQVQNLGLKGPLPQNLNQLTKLFNLGLQKNHFNGKLPTFSGLSELEFAYLDNNELDTIPADFFDGLSSVRVLALDYNPFNKTTGWPIPKELANSVQLANLSLVNCNVVGPLPDFLGKLPSLVALKLSYNRLSGEIPASFGESLMQVLWLNDQDGEGMTGKIDVVANMVSLTQLWLHGNQFTGTIPENIGNLTSLKDLNLNRNQLVGLIPESLANMELDNLVLNNNQLMGPIPKFKAGNVSYASNSFCQSEPGVSCAPDVTALLDFLSGMNYPVNLASQWSGNEPCAGPWIGLSCNPNSLVSIINLPRHNLSGTLSPSIAKLESLIEIRLGGNSIYGTVPENFTELKTLRTLDLSGNNLEPPLPEFRDNVKVVIEGNPLLFANHTRGSSSSTSSPPSASSESPPSGQSGGTESPPSSRSPFPNREKNSNSSTATTNQGESQSNIFQRFQVVIVAGSAAIAISILLVVLFSIFWRKKRKRASEAPSSIVVHPKDPSDPENLVKIAVSNNTTRSLFSKTATSSGSSNSSATQSSHVIESGNLVISVQVLRKGTKDFAQENELGRGGFGTVYMGELDDGTKLAVKRMETGVISSKALDEFQSEIAVLSKVRHRHLVSLLGYSIEGNERLLVYEYMSQGALSKHLFHWKTLKLEPLSWKRRLSIALDVARGMEYLHNLARETFIHRDLKSSNILLDDDFRAKVSDFGLVKLAPDGEKSVATRLAGTFGYLAPEYAVMGKITTKVDVFSYGVVLMELLTGLTALDEERSEESRYLAEWFWRIKSSKEKLMVAIDPALEVDEETYESISTIAELAGHCTAREPYHRPDMGHIVNVLAPLVEKWKPIDDEAECYSGIDCSQPLSQMLKVWQAAETQGLSYTSLDDSKGSIPAKPSGFADSFTSADGR from the exons ATGGGATTTGTTCACCCAAGGTTCTACATTGGTTTTTTCTTGTGTATGTTTACAGTAGTTTACTGTGCTACAGATCCCAATGACTTGAAAATCTTGAACGATTTCAAGAAAGGGTTGGATAATTCAGAGCTACTTATGTGGCCTGAAAATGGAGATGACCCTTGCGGTCCTCCTTCTTGGCCTCATGTTTTCTGTTCTGGTGATAGAGTGACTCAAATTCAGGTCCAAAATCTTGGTCTCAAAGGACCTCTGCCTCAAAACCTCAACCAGCTCACAAAGCTCTTTAATTTGGGGCTTCAAAAGAATCACTtcaatggtaaattaccaacctTTAGTGGTTTATCAGAGTTGGAGTTTGCTTACTTGGATAACAATGAATTGGATACGATTCCTGCTGATTTTTTTGATGGACTTAGCAGTGTGCGTGTCTTGGCTTTGGATTATAATCCCTTTAATAAGACTACTGGATGGCCTATTCCTAAGGAATTGGCTAATTCAGTTCAATTGGCAAACCTTTCTTTGGTTAACTGCAATGTGGTTGGACCATTGCCTGATTTTCTAGGGAAGTTGCCATCTCTTGTAGCACTCAAACTCTCTTATAACAGATTGTCCGGTGAGATTCCGGCTAGTTTTGGTGAGTCTTTGATGCAGGTTTTGTGGTTGAACGATCAAGATGGTGAAGGGATGACAGGTAAGATTGATGTGGTTGCCAATATGGTGTCCTTGACACAGCTTTGGCTTCATGGGAATCAGTTCACTGGGACAATCCCAGAGAACATTGGGAACTTGACATCTTTGAAAGATCTCAATCTCAATAGGAACCAGCTTGTTGGTTTGATCCCTGAGAGCTTGGCCAATATGGAGCTGGATAACTTGGTCCTGAACAATAATCAGCTCATGGGTCCGATACCCAAGTTTAAGGCTGGTAATGTTTCTTATGCTTCCAATTCATTTTGTCAATCTGAACCAGGGGTTTCATGTGCCCCAGATGTCACTGCACTTTTGGACTTCCTTAGTGGTATGAATTATCCTGTAAACCTTGCTTCTCAATGGTCTGGTAATGAACCTTGTGCCGGACCATGGATAGGATTGAGTTGCAATCCGAATTCTCTGGTTTCTATTATCAATTTGCCGAGACATAATCTTAGTGGTACACTTAGTCCTTCAATTGCAAAGTTAGAATCACTGATTGAAATTAGGCTAGGGGGAAATAGTATATATGGCACTGTTCCTGAAAACTTCACTGAACTAAAAACTCTGAGAACTTTAGATCTAAGTGGAAACAATCTTGAGCCTCCATTACCCGAATTCCGTGACAATGTGAAGGTTGTCATCGAAGGAAATCCTTTGTTGTTTGCCAATCATACAAGAGGGTCTTCTTCCTCTACTAGCAGTCCACCTTCTGCAAGTTCAGAATCTCCACCAAGTGGTCAATCAGGTGGTACAGAGTCACCTCCATCTAGCAGATCACCATTCCCAAATAGAGAGAAGAATTCTAATTCATCTACTGCTACTACCAATCAAGGTGAGTCCCAATCGAACATTTTCCAAAGGTTCCAGGTGGTAATTGTTGCTGGAAGTGCAGCTATTGCCATCTCAATTCTTCTAGTGGTTCTGTTTTCTATTTTCTGGCGTAAGAAGAGAAAAAGAGCTTCTGAGGCTCCTAGCTCCATAGTGGTTCATCCTAAAGACCCGTCAGATCCTGAAAACTTGGTTAAGATAGCTGTTTCTAATAACACCACCAGGAGCTTATTTAGTAAAACTGCAACAAGCTCTGGCAGCAGTAATAGCAGTGCAACACAAAGCTCTCATGTCATTGAGTCAGGAAACTTGGTCATATCCGTTCAAGTACTTCGCAAAGGGACCAAGGATTTTGCCCAGGAAAATGAGCTTGGCCGTGGTGGGTTTGGAACTGTTTACATGGGTGAACTGGATGATGGAACAAAACTAGCAGTTAAGAGGATGGAGACTGGGGTCATAAGCAGTAAAGCATTGGATGAATTTCAGTCCGAAATTGCTGTTCTTTCTAAGGTCCGGCATCGACATCTGGTCTCTCTCTTGGGGTATTCCATTGAAGGTAATGAAAGGCTTCTTGTCTACGAGTATATGTCTCAAGGTGCTCTAAGCAAGCATCTGTTCCATTGGAAGACCCTGAAATTGGAACCATTATCTTGGAAGAGGAGGCTTAGTATTGCACTGGATGTTGCTAGAGGAATGGAGTACCTACATAACTTGGCGCGGGAAACTTTTATACACAGAGATCTCAAGTCTTCCAACATTCTTCTAGATGATGACTTTCGGGCAAAAGTTTCGGATTTCGGGTTGGTGAAACTTGCACCTGATGGAGAGAAGTCTGTGGCAACTAGGCTTGCTGGCACATTTGGTTACCTAGCACCTGAATATGCTG TAATGGGGAAAATCACTACTAAAGTTGATGTCTTCAGCTATGGAGTGGTGTTGATGGAACTTTTGACTGGATTAACAGCACTAGATGAGGAGCGGTCGGAGGAAAGCCGTTATTTGGCTGAGTGGTTTTGGCGAATCAAATCTAGCAAGGAGAAGCTTATGGTTGCAATTGATCCGGCACTTGAAGTGGATGAAGAAACTTATGAGAGCATTTCCACAATAGCTGAACTAGCTGGTCACTGCACTGCAAGGGAGCCTTATCATCGGCCAGACATGGGCCATATAGTGAATGTTCTAGCACCCCTAGTTGAGAAGTGGAAACCAATTGATGATGAAGCTGAGTGTTATTCCGGCATTGATTGCAGCCAGCCACTTTCCCAGATGTTGAAGGTTTGGCAGGCAGCAGAAACCCAAGGATTGAGCTATACAAGTCTGGATGATAGCAAAGGAAGCATTCCAGCAAAACCTTCCGGATTTGCCGACTCCTTCACATCTGCAGACGGTCGATGA
- the LOC107891578 gene encoding pentatricopeptide repeat-containing protein At1g05750, chloroplastic, with protein MSLLPAITPSSVTCPNPLISPPNPKPQPLSSNPNPRISLKPLESVVLWTSSISRHCRAGQLSQAAQEFTRMRLSGVEPNHITFITLLSGCAEFPSKGRDLGSLIHGYVCKLGLNKEDVMVGTSLVEMYSKGEQVEVAKLVFDAMMVKNSVSWNTMIDGYMRNREYEKAVELFDEMPQRDVISWTALINGFAKRGFYEEALDWFREMMIFGVEPDYVTIIAVLTACANLGTLSVGLWVHRLVLKQSFRNNVRVNNSLIDMYSRCGCIEFAREVFDKMQKRSLVSWNSIIVGFAVNGFAEEALKYFDAMQKEGFKPDGVSFTGALTACSHAGLVDEGLRYFDIMKRVHKISPRIEHFGCIVDLYSRAGKLKEAWDLVRNMPMKPNEVVLGSLLAACRNYGDISLAERIVKNLVALDPGSDSNYVLLSNIYAAVGRWVGASKVRRRMKALGIQKKPGFSSIEISGCVHEFVAGDKSHIDKDSIYAMLELLSFDLMSSGYAPEIVVRE; from the coding sequence ATGAGCCTTCTTCCCGCCATAACACCATCTTCTGTAACTTGCCCAAACCCTCTTATCTCtcccccaaaccccaaaccccaaccCTTATCTTCTAACCCAAATCCCCGAATCTCCCTTAAACCCTTAGAATCTGTCGTCTTATGGACCTCTTCAATTTCTCGTCACTGCCGTGCAGGCCAGCTATCCCAAGCTGCCCAAGAGTTTACACGCATGAGACTCTCTGGTGTTGAGCCAAATCATATCACTTTCATTACCCTTCTTTCGGGTTGTGCTGAATTTCCATCAAAAGGTCGGGATTTGGGTTCTCTGATTCATGGATATGTTTGCAAATTGGGTTTAAATAAAGAAGACGTGATGGTGGGCACCTCGCTCGTGGAAATGTACTCTAAAGGAGAACAAGTGGAAGTGGCTAAGTTGGTCTTTGATGCGATGATGGTGAAGAATTCGGTTTCCTGGAATACGATGATTGACGGGTATATGAGGAATCGGGAATATGAGAAGGCAGTTGAGTTGtttgatgaaatgcctcaaagaGATGTCATTTCTTGGACTGCCTTGATTAATGGGTTTGCTAAGAGGGGGTTTTACGAGGAAGCATTGGATTGGTTTCGAGAAATGATGATTTTTGGCGTTGAGCCTGATTACGTGACCATCATAGCTGTTTTAACAGCTTGTGCTAATTTGGGTACTCTTAGTGTTGGCTTATGGGTTCATCGGCTTGTTTTGAAACAAAGTTTTAGAAACAATGTTAGAGTAAATAATTCGTTGATTGATATGTATTCACGATGTGGATGCATAGAATTTGCTCGTGAAGTTTTTGACAAGATGCAGAAGCGATCATTAGTATCGTGGAATTCAATCATTGTGGGGTTTGCTGTAAATGGATTTGCAGAGGAAGCTTTGAAATACTTTGATGCAATGCAGAAAGAAGGGTTTAAACCAGATGGGGTCAGCTTTACTGGAGCACTTACTGCTTGTAGCCATGCTGGTTTAGTGGATGAAGGGCTCCGTTACTTTGATATTATGAAAAGAGTTCATAAGATATCCCCTAGAATTGAGCATTTTGGTTGCATAGTTGATCTTTATAGTCGTGCTGGGAAGTTGAAAGAAGCATGGGATCTTGTACGAAATATGCCTATGAAGCCAAATGAAGTTGTATTAGGGTCATTGTTAGCAGCATGTAGAAATTATGGCGATATTAGCTTAGCCGAAAGGATAGTGAAAAACCTTGTGGCATTGGACCCTGGTAGCGATTCCAATTATGTACTGCTCTCAAACATATATGCAGCAGTTGGGAGATGGGTGGGAGCAAGCAAGGTTAGGAGGAGAATGAAAGCACTTGGGATACAAAAGAAGCCGGGTTTTAGTTCAATTGAGATTAGTGGTTGTGTTCATGAATTTGTTGCCGGTGACAAGTCACATATAGACAAAGATAGTATTTATGCAATGCTTGAGTTGCTCTCCTTTGATTTAATGTCTTCTGGGTATGCCCCTGAAATTGTTGTAAGAGAATGA